In Candidatus Nanopelagicales bacterium, one genomic interval encodes:
- the infB gene encoding translation initiation factor IF-2, producing the protein GGAPGGGGGYAGGGRPGGGFAGRPGGGGGAPGAFGGRGGRGGGRPARGRKSKRAKRQEFDNMAAPTIGGASVPAGNGQKLVLPRGASLTDFADKIGANPASLVSVLFKLGEMVTATESVNDDTLALLGAELNYEVQVVSPEDEDRELLETFNLEFGEDTGGDDDLVARAPVVTVMGHVDHGKTKLLDAIRNTTVVDREAGGITQHIGAYQIVAHKDTEAERPITFIDTPGHEAFTAMRARGAKVTDIAILVVAADDGVKPQTIEALNHAQAADVPIVVAVNKVDKEGADPTKVRSQLTEYGLVAEEFGGETLFVDVSAKQGKGIDELLEAVLLTADASLDLRANPTQDAQGVAIEAHLDRGRGPVATVLVQRGTLRPGASIVCGGAFGRVRAMLDENGDALAEAPPSRPVMVLGLTSVPGAGDSFLVVDEDRTARQIAQTRQARERNAQLAKRRGRRTLEDFLKTLESGEVQELNLILKGDVSGSVEALEDALLKIDVGDEVSLRIIDRGVGAITETNVNLAVASDAVIIGFNVRPEGKARELADRDGVDIRYYSVIYQAIDEVEAALTGLLKPEYEEVALGSAEVREVFRSSKFGNIAGTVVRDGLVRRNAKARLVRDGVVVADNLKVESLKRFKDDATEVREGFECGIGLGSFNDIKVDDVIETFEMQEKSRS; encoded by the coding sequence GGTGGTGCTCCTGGCGGCGGAGGCGGTTATGCCGGGGGAGGTCGTCCTGGTGGCGGTTTCGCTGGTCGCCCGGGCGGCGGCGGAGGTGCGCCGGGCGCATTCGGCGGCCGAGGTGGTCGCGGTGGCGGACGACCCGCGCGAGGTCGCAAGTCAAAGCGTGCCAAGCGCCAAGAGTTTGACAACATGGCGGCTCCCACGATTGGTGGGGCCAGCGTTCCGGCCGGAAACGGCCAGAAGCTCGTCCTCCCACGTGGGGCGTCGCTGACGGACTTTGCCGACAAGATCGGCGCGAATCCCGCGTCGCTGGTGTCAGTGCTCTTCAAACTCGGCGAGATGGTGACCGCGACCGAGTCGGTCAACGACGACACTCTCGCCCTGTTGGGTGCGGAACTGAATTACGAAGTTCAGGTTGTCTCTCCCGAGGACGAGGATCGCGAACTCCTTGAGACCTTCAACCTCGAGTTTGGCGAAGACACTGGTGGCGACGACGACCTCGTTGCGCGAGCGCCTGTCGTTACGGTCATGGGTCACGTTGACCACGGAAAGACCAAGCTGCTCGATGCCATCCGCAACACCACCGTGGTGGATCGGGAAGCCGGAGGCATCACCCAGCACATCGGCGCTTACCAGATCGTCGCCCACAAGGACACCGAAGCCGAACGACCCATCACCTTCATCGATACGCCGGGTCACGAGGCGTTCACGGCAATGCGTGCCCGTGGTGCCAAGGTTACCGATATTGCGATCTTGGTGGTTGCCGCCGATGACGGTGTCAAGCCCCAGACGATTGAAGCGCTTAACCACGCCCAGGCCGCTGATGTGCCGATCGTGGTCGCCGTCAACAAGGTCGACAAAGAGGGCGCTGACCCCACCAAGGTTCGCTCGCAGTTGACCGAGTACGGCCTGGTTGCCGAGGAATTCGGCGGCGAGACCCTGTTCGTTGACGTGTCGGCCAAGCAGGGCAAGGGCATCGACGAGTTGTTGGAAGCTGTGCTGCTGACAGCAGATGCGTCGCTGGACCTGCGTGCCAATCCGACTCAAGACGCTCAAGGCGTGGCGATCGAGGCTCACTTGGATCGCGGCCGCGGACCGGTGGCCACGGTGCTCGTTCAGCGAGGCACGTTGCGCCCAGGCGCGTCGATCGTGTGTGGCGGTGCGTTCGGCCGGGTCCGGGCAATGCTCGACGAGAACGGCGACGCCTTGGCTGAGGCGCCGCCGTCGCGGCCCGTTATGGTCCTGGGCTTGACCTCGGTGCCGGGTGCCGGTGATTCGTTCCTGGTCGTTGATGAGGACCGGACGGCGCGTCAGATCGCGCAGACGCGGCAGGCTCGTGAGCGCAACGCGCAGTTGGCCAAGCGCCGTGGCAGGCGCACCCTGGAAGACTTCCTCAAGACGCTGGAGTCCGGCGAGGTGCAGGAGCTCAACCTCATCCTCAAGGGCGACGTGTCCGGTTCGGTGGAGGCGCTCGAAGATGCGCTGCTCAAGATCGATGTGGGCGACGAGGTATCACTGCGGATTATCGATCGCGGTGTCGGTGCCATTACCGAGACCAACGTCAACCTGGCCGTCGCGTCGGATGCCGTCATTATCGGCTTCAACGTTCGACCGGAGGGCAAGGCGCGTGAGCTAGCGGATCGCGACGGCGTCGACATTCGCTACTACTCCGTCATCTACCAGGCGATCGACGAGGTTGAGGCGGCGCTGACTGGCCTTCTCAAGCCCGAATACGAAGAGGTCGCGCTCGGCAGCGCCGAGGTCCGCGAGGTCTTCCGATCGAGCAAGTTCGGAAACATTGCCGGCACCGTGGTTCGCGACGGTCTGGTTCGTCGCAACGCCAAGGCGCGCCTTGTGCGTGACGGCGTCGTGGTGGCCGACAACCTCAAGGTGGAGTCGCTCAAGCGCTTCAAAGATGACGCCACCGAGGTGCGCGAAGGGTTTGAGTGCGGTATTGGCTTGGGCTCCTTCAACGACATCAAGGTCGACGACGTCATCGAGACGTTCGAGATGCAGGAGAAATCGCGCAGTTGA
- the rbfA gene encoding 30S ribosome-binding factor RbfA produces MADESPRARKLADRVKVIVAEMLERRIKDPRLGFVTVTDAYVTNDLREATVFYTVLGDPQEQASSAVALESAKGVIRSEVGKQTGVRYTPSLSFIADAVPENARHVDDLIAAARAADARLHERSAGATFAGDSDPYRVPRTDEPDDVQP; encoded by the coding sequence ATGGCCGATGAGAGTCCCCGCGCGCGCAAGCTTGCCGATCGGGTCAAGGTCATCGTCGCGGAGATGCTTGAGCGCCGTATCAAGGATCCGCGGTTGGGCTTTGTGACGGTGACCGACGCCTACGTCACAAATGACCTGCGGGAGGCGACCGTGTTCTATACGGTGCTCGGCGATCCGCAGGAGCAAGCCTCCAGCGCGGTCGCACTCGAGTCGGCAAAGGGCGTCATCAGATCGGAGGTCGGTAAGCAGACCGGCGTCCGGTACACGCCGTCCCTGAGCTTCATCGCCGACGCCGTGCCCGAGAACGCGCGGCATGTCGATGACCTCATTGCGGCTGCCCGCGCTGCAGACGCCCGTCTGCACGAGCGATCCGCGGGGGCGACCTTCGCTGGCGATTCCGATCCTTATCGAGTCCCGCGAACTGACGAGCCAGACGATGTCCAGCCATGA